One Prunus dulcis chromosome 7, ALMONDv2, whole genome shotgun sequence DNA segment encodes these proteins:
- the LOC117634651 gene encoding transcription factor MYB60, giving the protein MGRPPCCEKVGIKKGPWTPEEDIILVSYIQEHGPGNWRSVPTNTGLLRCSKSCRLRWTNYLRPGIKRGNFTPHEEGMIIHLQALLGNKWAAIASYLPQRTDNDIKNYWNTHLKKKLKKFQSALDPHMASDSTTSTSHQLNIVSRRSLSEGSLDNMASHASSVTLKNNQSSTYASSTANISRLLEGWMRSSPTPKMLSNTNHLKLNAPDDLQDQETPAGNLLSRNEELDSILSYENLNNVASWDRSTCDSTQSDNKLNPRCGRVANDGEIIHEDDQKNKQIIRCESSTSAPPLSFLEKWLLDESAGQVDDDQMLELSPMSSV; this is encoded by the exons atggGAAGGCCTCCTTGCTGTGAGAAGGTTGGCATCAAGAAGGGTCCATGGACCCCTGAGGAGGACATCATCCTTGTTTCTTACATCCAAGAACACGGTCCGGGCAATTGGAGATCAGTTCCCACAAACACTG GGTTGTTGAGGTGCAGCAAAAGTTGCAGGCTCAGATGGACTAACTACCTCAGACCTGGAATCAAGAGAGGGAACTTCACACCTCATGAAGAAGGGATGATCATTCATTTGCAAGCTTTACTGGGTAACAA ATGGGCAGCCATAGCTTCCTACCTCCCACAGAGAACAGACAATGACATAAAGAACTACTGGAACACccacttgaagaagaagctgaagaaATTTCAATCAGCTCTAGACCCTCACATGGCATCAGACTCAACCACAAGTACCAGTCATCAGTTAAATATTGTATCAAGGAGGAGTTTGAGTGAAGGGAGCTTAGATAATATGGCAAGTCATGCCTCCTCAGTTACTCTGAAGAACAACCAATCCTCCACATATGCCTCGAGCACCGCAAACATTTCGCGACTCCTGGAAGGTTGGATGAGATCCTCCCCAACCCCGAAGATGCTGTCTAACACTAACCACCTCAAACTCAATGCACCTGATGATCTTCAGGATCAAGAAACACCTGCTGGAAATCTACTATCTCGTAACGAAGAGTTGGATTCGATTTTGTCGTATGAGAACTTGAACAATGTTGCTTCATGGGACAGGTCCACTTGTGATTCTACTCAGTCTGATAATAAGTTGAACCCTCGATGTGGTAGGGTTGCAAATGATGGCGAAATAATTCATGAAGATGATCAGAAGAACAAGCAAATTATTAGATGTGAGAGCAGTACAAGTGCTCCTCCATTATCATTTCTTGAGAAGTGGCTTTTGGATGAAAGTGCTGGACAAGTAGACGATGATCAGATGTTGGAATTGTCTCCGATGTCCTCGGTTTGA